The proteins below are encoded in one region of Persephonella sp.:
- a CDS encoding CDP-alcohol phosphatidyltransferase family protein, which translates to MSQLIKQIKPVFEEKVTPVIELFYKIGISPNFLTILGFILVVTGSYFLAVQNFIVAGILLTLGNICDALDGALARRFDKSTKFGAFLDSVIDRLSDAFPLMAVVYIFRNDDILLGLSLIAIVFSFLVSYTRARAEGLGVECKVGFFERPERSIILIVSVFLARVDIGILLIAIGAVITSFQRIYCMYQKT; encoded by the coding sequence ATGAGTCAGCTGATTAAACAGATAAAACCTGTTTTTGAAGAAAAGGTAACCCCTGTTATAGAGCTTTTTTATAAGATTGGTATCTCACCTAATTTTTTAACAATTTTGGGGTTTATCCTTGTTGTTACAGGAAGTTATTTCCTTGCTGTTCAAAATTTTATAGTTGCTGGAATTTTGCTTACTCTGGGAAATATATGTGATGCCCTTGATGGTGCTCTTGCGAGGCGTTTTGACAAATCCACCAAATTTGGTGCTTTTTTAGATTCTGTGATTGATAGACTTTCTGATGCTTTTCCTTTAATGGCTGTTGTTTATATTTTTAGGAATGATGATATTCTTCTGGGTCTATCCCTTATTGCAATTGTTTTCTCTTTTTTAGTTAGTTATACAAGGGCAAGAGCTGAAGGACTTGGAGTTGAATGTAAGGTTGGTTTTTTTGAAAGACCTGAAAGATCTATTATCCTGATTGTTTCTGTCTTTCTTGCCAGGGTTGATATAGGAATTCTTTTGATTGCTATCGGTGCAGTTATAACATCTTTCCAGAGGATATATTGTATGTATCAAAAGACATAG